TGTATGTGTGCCTATGAGCTGAGTCTCTGGTTCCCCCGCAGCCGGAGGGTTTTCATCTTGGGTCCCTCCCACCATGTGCCCCTGTCCCGCTGTGCCCTGTCGCCCGCTGAGGTCTACAGAACGCCTCTGTATGACCTGAGAATTGACCAGAAGAGTAAGAGCCCCACGCCTCACTTCACAGTCCTACCTAAACCTGTCGGTCTGCAGTACCAGTTAAAAGTTTGTACACACCTACAGATAGAAAGGTGTATTGGTattattctctacattttagaataaagacatcaaaactataaaataacatatgcCTTATGCACTGACCAAGTATTATAAAGAAAAATTGTTTTGGCGGGCAGCTCTGTTGGTTGAGACTCAGAAGGTtgttagttcaaatcccatagagAGCGgagagatccccccccccattgtgcccttgagcaaggcccttaaccccaattgctccagggactggctgaccctactttcACCTTtacgccagtttcatgaggtggcctcctgggatgcttttccacctatcctgaaggaggtcccacgtATGCTGAGCagtcattggctgcttttccttctctctctctctggtcagactcctccaaaaccatttctcctgtgtttaggtcaggtggtcaggtcatgtgatgtgacatcactctcctttgtaggcagcttggcgtgtccaaacttttcacTGGGACTGGCTGATTTCAGCCTCGGTTGTGTTGTTCGACAAATGCAAGCTGAAGGCTCTGAGAGGCATGGGGATCGTAGGGGAGCCATGACGACTCGGGCGTTACCGAGGCGATGAAACGGCCAATGTCTGCCCGCTGCCTTCAGACTGGCCTCCTCATTCTAGCAGGAAATGGGAAACATTAGCaacgtttgtttttaaatgaaccATCCCTCCACTTGTAGTTTATGCTGACCTCTGGAAAACGGGCATGTTCGAGAGGATGACTCTGCCGACAGATGAGGAAGAGCACAGCATTGAGATGCAGCTCCCATTCACCGCCAAAGCCATGGAGAGGTACCATCTCGCggggggtggtggtgctgggGTGCTGGGAGGCAGGTCATGCATTTCAAAACACAACACTGCTTCCTAACAGCCATTTTCACAGCTGTGTCTCGCTGAAAGGATTAGAATTGCTTATTAACACGCTGACaatccttgtttttttttttctttgattttttttaaaagattatTATTTCCTCACTTGGCTGGCACTTTTTGTTCAAAGTGACAGTAATTTTACCCTTTTAcagcttgtttgttttttgtttttgtctcgGGCATTTGAGGAAGACGACCAAACAGCCAGGGCTTAGAAGCCGCTACCCTGTTCCTGATCCTGGTCCTTAGTGCCtttgtctgtcattctgtcactaAGTGCCCACTGGCGAGTTTCACATTTTGAGATGTGTGCATGTGAGAGATGCCAGAACCAAGCAGCTGCAGGGCGTGTCTTGGCCGGTCATGTGGTCTTGGCACAGATGCTATGAGGTCATCGGCTATGGTGGGGGCCAGGTAGCGTGATAGCGTGTTCCAGCCAGCCAGCCTCTGTAGTGGTGATCCTGTATCGGGTGcttggcatggggggggggggggaggctggaaTCTATCCCACAGGctacagggcataaggcaggggtcCACTCCTTATAGGATGTAAGCCCACTGCAGACTAGTCATGTCAGAAAGTCACTGAAATGATTGAATGCACTGCAGGTTCCTTTGCCAGATTGTCAGTACAGAAGTACAGGGGGTGCCAAGAATTCAGCAGTTTCTGTGCCAAGGACGGCTTCCTATTCTCTCTGGTTGGTATTATGTGCTAACAGACTGTGCCATTGTTCCCTTAATCTTAGTACAAGAATATCTGCAAACAGCATCTTAATGTTGATGTGGCACTGGGCTATTTTAGTTGTAAGTCTCTCTGGCCTGTTGTATTCTGTtgttaccttttttttttcccacgtTAGTAATATTTAAGCTCCTCACCTCCAGCTCGTGCAGAATTTGAACTGCACGTGTCCTCTTACCAAGTCAAACAGCgttgctcagtctctctgtgcCTTGCAGCTGATTGGTGTTGATGGGTGAACATCATTTATAAACGCTGCCTTCTTTAAATCGCTTTGATTTCAGTCAGATACAGTTCATTTACGCTCTTATATTTCCCAAGACAGTTTAAATTGTTTTAAGTTGTGGGGAATTCCAAGGTCCTTAACCGCTACGCCCTCTGTTGGCATGTTGGCATTCTAGTGTGCCAAGGGCAGGCTCACGTGGCATAACAGCCGTGCACAGGGGTGGGGCTATGAGGCCACCTCATTAGCAAGTTGCCCAAGAGCCTGTCCCTGATTGGCTGCTTCAGCCTCAGTGCTGTGAGCCACTCAGGGTTGACTAACATGCACTGCTGATGCATCCATTTTATTTGTGGTTTCTCACCATAGCCTTGCTGATTTGATGTTTCCTTTATATTTATTCAGAACAGATTCAGGTCAGGTTCCCTGCTGAGTGGGTGTGACTACTTGGTTatatattccccccccccctcccccccattttTTGTTCCCAGCCATAAAGATGAGTTTTCCATTGTCCCAGTGCTGGTTGGTGCCCTGAGCGAGTCCAAAGAACAGGAATATGGCAAGATCCTCAGTAAATACCTGGTGGACCCAGCAAACCTGTTTGTGATCTCGTCTGACTTCTGCCACTGGGGTGAGTTGGTCCGGGCGTCTGGTGCTGCTGCTCGGTATGATTCTGTCGGGTGATTAAATACCTGTTATCACACGTTGCCACCTGCTGTCTGTTCTGACGGGCTGGTGAAGTGGAAATGATAATAATCAACGCTTGGATAAGATGTGACATCCAGGGATGTCACTAGAGATTTATGAAAGGGGAGGGTTTGACGGAAAATGGCcaaaatgaaagagaaaaataACACAGCCTAAAAACAGCCCTAGGGACAcccctgcaatttatttatttatttatttttaaataatttcaagATGAGCGGAAGTATTACCatgtaaaaataacaaaattcATTACTTCCAACATGAGAATGTGGCTTATTTGAGAGCTCTCTCTAATCTAATTCTGTGTTCAGTATAGCATCGCTGAAACGAGCTTCGCTTCATATTTACTCTGTTATGTGAGACAGTATCATTTCCATGAATGGGTTCAGTTGACCCATACAGTACACTGTGAATGGCTTGTTGGGGCACATGATCACTGCGAGACATTTCAGGAGCAATCGGATTTAAACGCATCTCTCTTCCTAAAGGGCAGCGATTCCGTTACACATATTATGACGAAACTCAGGGAGAAATATACAGATCCATCGAGCATCTTGATAAAATGGTAAGACTGTTGACACACCTGGTTGGCTGTTTGTCTTTTCAGGTGTGACTGAATACATTATTCTCCAGTGATCCATTTGAGTGAATATCGCAAtacaaatcatttttttttttaatgcattctgTAGTGATGGTGGGAATTTCTCAGATGAGATCTCTGCCATCCCTTGTTCTCCTCTTAGATAGTCTTTGGGGGAGGTTGGACATTAAGGATACGCTCAGCTTACTCCAGGAATCTTAAACACTGAAAGTCAGCGTGCATGTGATACACCTGGATGCTGGTGGATGGGCccagggtggtggtggggggggatgcTTTTTTTGGGGGATGTTTTGCTAAAAACCTTGAGACAGGGATGTGTATCACTAAATGAAATTTGTTGATAATTTCTCTGGAGTAAATGTCAGTGAataaagataaagtccattttaaCTGGGGTGCCTTAAATTCGACAAGCTTTCTTGCTAACTGAAACACCCAGCTTTCCGATACAGCCCCCAATACTGGCTATGCCAGTCCTCTATCATGGGGGGAGCAACCATCCGGATTAACAGTTTTGTTTACATATTGATTTCTCATCAGTTGATATCACTTCTTGttcaacccccccgccccccaatttaaagagttatttccTGTACGAACAATGACTTCTAGTTGTTGATtatttaaatacagtggtacctcagaacttgaatttattccgttcagaactccggatcgaatcctaaaaagttcgagttgtgatcgaattttccccataagaaataatggaaaaccaattaattggttcccagccccaaaaaattacacctaaatatgttttttttttttttttttaaagcatttaaacacaaaatgaactggataaaacaagaagagcatatactgtactaaacacatctaggcacatttatcaaaacagtaatttgtaaagtaagaaaataaatgtatccaaacaatgtgtcctgcccccgATCGTCTgttccttccgtgtgccacgccccctcgttaaccccgtgtggaatccccgtgtgatcagctgtttctggttctcgtcattagtcctctgtatttcgtccgtgtttcagtttgtttccccagtccggtcattgtattgtccgtctgcgttttgcctgccttacctgtaattaaaccccgtattccccgataccctgacgtctgcgcctttgtctccgttccgtccccgctcggcacgacaatattattataattaaacgtattaatggtttattattaatagtaaaataatgaataagaaatctttatttttaaatgtattttattatataataataattactgttactgtctatcattgtctaaatgtatttttactgtctatatgtattcagctagtgtaaacatgcacaatgctatcacagggAATGCGAGGCTCAGACTGAAGCATTAcactttgtttctgctgagagactcatttccccgcgcgactcatttccccgcgcgactcatttccccgcgcgactcatttccccgcgcgactcatttccccgcgcgactcatttccccgcgcgactcatttccccgcgcataaaagttcacggtttgacttctgagattcagatcgagctctaggtcattttttttcaaactggttggtttgacttttaagaaatttgagttctaatgagttcgagaactgaggtaccactgtaataataaaaaggtTATATTGGTGTCCCATATCCAATGAGAGAGAATAGAGCAAAGGAGGACTCTCCGCTGTATTGGGAGTTCTTGACAGTCTTTTTTTAAAGGTGTGTCTTCCTCCTCTTTCCAAGGGTATGGGCATCATAGAGCAACTGGACCCTATATCTTTTAGTAACTATTTAAAGAAGTACCACAACACCATCTGTGGCCGTCACCCCATCGGAGTTCTGCTAAACGTAAGTGTGGCCCCGGCGCGCTGCGTGTCAGCATTCGGGCCCCTGCCTCAAGGGCCTTACTCTTTGGCTATCAAGAAAGAAGAGTTTGGGAGGGGGGGCCACACGTGGTGCAGTGGATAAGGTACTGGCTCCTACATCTGGGGTTCTGGTTTCAGATCTGCTGAAGGCCTTATTATGGGGGATGGTTTGAGGCGGGTTAGGATGCTTTGCCTGTCGTAGGGaggtcgttggttcaaatcccagggtcagcataGTGCTGCCATCATCGGGTCCCTGAGCAAAGTACTTAACTCCCAGGGACTGTCGGAGCTGGCTTCTTTAGAAATGTGTAAAAGCGtgtgtcaaataaataaaatgtaaatgcattGTAACAGTTGACCACCACTTTTGACTATAGGCCAGTGAGTATTTTGTAGACATGACAAAGTCTACCAGGCAGcttttgattttgatttgatCTCTAATGGTTACAGTTCCCACGTAGAACTGTGTTTGAAGGGGACGTGAGTAAATGAGCTGGAGTAAATGCAGCAAACCTCAGTACCTCTGGTATAATCCACTGCCTGACTGAAAAACCCCTGACTAATttgaatcatgtcccccccgCCCTCATTTATGTAATCCAGGATTTCCTGTCATAATGGTGGAAATTACCAGGCTGGGGCTTCCAGTCCAGGGTAGCTGTGGCCCAGCAGCTGGATGCATTGACCCGCCCTTTGCTTCCTGTGCTCTCCCAGGGGTTTAATGCTGGCGTGTGTTTTGCGCTGCAGGCTGTGACTGAGCTGCGGAAGAACGGCACAGATATGAGCTTCTCCTTCCTGAACTACGCACAATCCAGCCAGTGCAGGAACTGGCAAGACAGCTCTGTCAGTTACGCGGCGGGGGCCTTGATCGTCcactgagggggagggggggccccTATCTCTTCACTCCATGTTGCCCTGTTACCCAACCTCATCCCcctccttcaaaaaaaaaaaaaatgactccCCACTTTTCCAGGGAGTACTTGTCCAGCATGGGAATTTCTAGCCATGTGAGGCTTGTCTGAGGAATTTGGCCCCCCCTTGGAATGAGCCTTCATCCTGTTGGTTAAATCTGCCATTATGATATGCATTatcataatgtgtgtgtgtgtgtgtgtgtgtgtgtttctctcttTATGCTGGAGTAGAGTGAAACATGGGGATGGGGGAGCCTTGTAGGAACATGCCAGACAAATTcaaaaggggaggggggcgagTACAACTTGTATATGTTTGCACTCTGCAGAACTGTGCTTTGAAAATAGGTGGAAGATCATTTGTGGTGATGGTACAGGACGTTCTTCAAATGGATTGGATCTGGAAAGAAGAAAACAACATTATTTACTAACGTTATATCCTTTTATAAGCCAAGAAGTGCAGTGTAGGTAGCCAAAATCGTACCATATAGACTTATTATGGCTGTTACGGGCTGTTCAGGGAAAAGCCCTATAACGCTGTGCTGTATATTCCATATAccaaaaaagaacattttttgACTTGTCTTTTTAgcccatttttattttcaattccTCACCATTTTTCTTGTTTACAATAATGTTCTTCGACATCTAACTATTATTAGCAATGGCATCAATCTTAGCCTCTTTAGTCCTCTccctttttcatttatttgtggTGCCCGTCATTAGTCCTCCAGAACTGCAGAGTGTGCTGGTGTTCACTAAGCAGGCACTTTATCGACATACCAAGGCCATCATTGCAGGTTCATGGGGGTTTtacttgtacaaaaatgttcttagggcagaacaaaaaatgattgttCAAAaacataaccaatcagattgtagaggatgTGGGTCCAAGCCACTAGAAGAGGAGGGCCAACTAATCTTGGGTCCCGTCTCcactagttgcttggacccacctcctctacaatctgattggttgtctctctgaagcaatcatttttcattctgccctcagaacgtTAAGTAAAGCTCCCACAAGATCATTTTATATGTTAGAAAGGTGGTTCTTTTGGACCAGAGCAGGCACCACAATTTTAGTTTTGTGTTATGTAATTGTGTGAATTTAACCAAGAAAATGCAGAGCGTTATTGGTTCCATGCACTGAGATGGGGCTGTGACTGCAAGGTTCACTGCATGCTGGGTTTCCTCTAACCAAGATCAACCTCTGGATCGATCCCCTTGGATGCCAGTGTTTGACGCTGTCGGTTCAGCTTTCTATTGGTGGGCAGCCAGCATCAATCAGAATGAAGAAAATCAATTGTGAAATTTAAAGGATAGTGCATTTGTGCCTTCAATCATCGTTGTATGTCCCACTGGTTTCCTCGTTGGTGGTGAACCGGT
The nucleotide sequence above comes from Paramormyrops kingsleyae isolate MSU_618 chromosome 3, PKINGS_0.4, whole genome shotgun sequence. Encoded proteins:
- the memo1 gene encoding protein MEMO1 isoform X1, translated to MVPKQLSVQCGAGVLYPKTLKAKELNRVTEAGAQLNAQLEGWLSQAQSTLRPARAVIAPHAGYTYCGACAAHAYKQVDPTVTRRVFILGPSHHVPLSRCALSPAEVYRTPLYDLRIDQKIYADLWKTGMFERMTLPTDEEEHSIEMQLPFTAKAMESHKDEFSIVPVLVGALSESKEQEYGKILSKYLVDPANLFVISSDFCHWGQRFRYTYYDETQGEIYRSIEHLDKMGMGIIEQLDPISFSNYLKKYHNTICGRHPIGVLLNAVTELRKNGTDMSFSFLNYAQSSQCRNWQDSSVSYAAGALIVH
- the memo1 gene encoding protein MEMO1 isoform X2, which encodes MSNRVVYREASHAGSWYTASGAQLNAQLEGWLSQAQSTLRPARAVIAPHAGYTYCGACAAHAYKQVDPTVTRRVFILGPSHHVPLSRCALSPAEVYRTPLYDLRIDQKIYADLWKTGMFERMTLPTDEEEHSIEMQLPFTAKAMESHKDEFSIVPVLVGALSESKEQEYGKILSKYLVDPANLFVISSDFCHWGQRFRYTYYDETQGEIYRSIEHLDKMGMGIIEQLDPISFSNYLKKYHNTICGRHPIGVLLNAVTELRKNGTDMSFSFLNYAQSSQCRNWQDSSVSYAAGALIVH